One Acetobacterium sp. KB-1 DNA segment encodes these proteins:
- a CDS encoding ABC transporter ATP-binding protein, which yields MSLLRTENVIMQFGGVVAVNDLNIDIKKGELAALIGPNGAGKTTAFNVITGVYTPTNGKVFFTPTDKTDNAAEIDITGKKPDKIAGLGIARTFQNIRLFKELTVLENVLVATHVNANYSFLSAILRAPKAKKGERQAKADCEFLLERLGLIDLKNEKASSLPYGQQRHLEIARALATKPQLLLLDEPAAGMNPQETDELTALIFKLKTDFDLTIFMIEHHMDLVMEISDHIYVLDFGCTIAKGTPDEVQNDPKVIEAYLGVDADVED from the coding sequence ATGAGTCTTCTAAGAACAGAAAATGTCATCATGCAATTTGGCGGTGTAGTCGCCGTCAATGACTTAAACATTGATATCAAAAAAGGCGAATTGGCCGCTTTGATCGGACCCAATGGCGCCGGTAAAACTACCGCCTTTAATGTCATCACCGGTGTTTATACCCCCACCAATGGGAAGGTTTTTTTTACCCCAACAGATAAAACGGACAACGCCGCCGAGATTGATATTACCGGAAAAAAACCCGATAAAATAGCTGGCCTGGGCATTGCCCGAACCTTTCAGAATATCCGGCTGTTTAAAGAACTCACCGTTCTTGAAAACGTCCTAGTGGCTACCCATGTCAATGCGAATTATAGCTTTCTTTCCGCGATACTCAGAGCACCGAAAGCAAAAAAGGGCGAACGTCAGGCTAAGGCCGATTGTGAATTCTTACTGGAGCGACTGGGACTCATCGATCTGAAAAACGAAAAAGCCTCTTCCCTGCCCTATGGACAACAACGGCATCTGGAAATCGCCCGAGCCTTGGCAACCAAACCGCAACTGCTTCTTTTGGATGAACCAGCTGCGGGGATGAACCCCCAGGAAACAGACGAATTGACGGCCCTGATTTTTAAATTGAAAACTGATTTTGATCTGACCATTTTTATGATTGAGCATCATATGGATCTGGTTATGGAAATTTCTGATCATATCTATGTCTTGGATTTTGGCTGTACCATCGCTAAAGGAACGCCTGACGAGGTTCAAAATGATCCAAAGGTTATTGAAGCATACTTGGGGGTAGACGCCGATGTTGAAGATTAG
- a CDS encoding ABC transporter ATP-binding protein — MLKISNLQVAYGGIEAVKGIDLEVPEGKIVTLIGANGAGKSTTLRAIVNLVKSKAGSITYHGDELLGLDTTKVVDKGITLVPEGRHVFPDLTVLENLKIGAYMRKDNLDEDIQRIYGLFPRLEERSWQHAGTLSGGEQQMLAVGRAMMSRPKLLMMDEPSLGLAPLIVQGIFDIIETLNKEGMTILLIEQNANMALRVADYAYVLETGKITKEGSGKELLADESIKEAYLGKSHRNK, encoded by the coding sequence ATGTTGAAGATTAGTAATTTGCAAGTCGCTTATGGCGGAATTGAAGCGGTAAAAGGCATTGATCTGGAAGTGCCGGAAGGTAAAATTGTAACACTGATTGGAGCGAACGGTGCTGGAAAAAGTACCACTCTCCGTGCCATCGTCAATCTGGTTAAATCAAAGGCTGGGAGTATTACCTATCACGGTGACGAACTTCTGGGTCTGGACACTACAAAAGTTGTCGATAAAGGCATCACCCTGGTACCGGAAGGCCGACATGTATTCCCCGATCTGACAGTTCTGGAAAATTTAAAAATTGGTGCTTATATGCGCAAAGACAATTTGGATGAGGATATCCAGAGAATCTACGGTTTGTTTCCCCGGTTGGAAGAACGTTCCTGGCAACACGCCGGAACCTTATCTGGTGGCGAGCAGCAAATGCTGGCAGTTGGGCGGGCGATGATGAGTCGGCCAAAACTACTAATGATGGATGAACCTTCGCTGGGACTTGCTCCGCTGATTGTTCAAGGTATTTTTGATATCATCGAAACCTTGAATAAAGAAGGAATGACGATTCTCTTAATCGAACAAAATGCCAATATGGCGCTGCGAGTAGCCGATTATGCCTATGTACTGGAAACTGGAAAAATCACGAAAGAAGGTTCCGGTAAAGAACTTTTGGCTGACGAAAGCATTAAAGAAGCTTATCTTGGCAAGAGCCATCGTAATAAATAG
- a CDS encoding ABC transporter substrate-binding protein: MKKTLSVLLSLALVVTMAAGCSGGTTTSSEDSDVIKIGVFEPLTGANAAGGELEVEGVELANQLRPEVLGKKVELVIADNKSDKAEATTAAARLIEKDKVVAILGSWGSSLSIAAGDVVKTNQIPAVALSATNPQVTAGNDYYFRVCFLDPFQGTVMANYAYKNLNAKKVAIIQEVSNDYSVGLAKFFTDSFVQLSGDPNAIVATGNYNTNDQDFNGILTNIKASNPDVIFAPGNFTESALIIKQARALGITAPFIGGDTWETNEFITVGGADVEGAVMSTFFDDTNPLTEAGKTFVAEYKKTYPDRDNIAAVTALGYDGYMMTLDAIERAGSADPVAIRDALAKTADFEGATGMITIDENGDATKNEAIIKTVKDGIFTYLDSVTID; this comes from the coding sequence ATGAAAAAAACTTTATCCGTGTTGTTGTCTCTTGCCTTGGTTGTCACCATGGCCGCTGGTTGTTCAGGAGGAACAACCACTTCTTCAGAGGATAGTGATGTCATTAAAATTGGCGTGTTCGAACCCTTAACTGGTGCAAATGCTGCCGGTGGAGAATTGGAAGTTGAAGGGGTTGAATTGGCTAACCAATTACGTCCCGAAGTATTGGGCAAAAAAGTTGAGCTGGTCATTGCTGATAACAAATCAGACAAAGCCGAAGCGACCACTGCCGCCGCCCGATTAATTGAAAAAGACAAGGTTGTTGCAATCCTGGGTTCCTGGGGTTCTTCACTCTCCATCGCTGCTGGGGATGTTGTTAAAACCAACCAGATACCTGCTGTAGCACTTTCAGCTACCAATCCACAGGTAACCGCCGGAAATGATTACTATTTCCGCGTTTGTTTCCTTGATCCTTTCCAGGGGACTGTCATGGCTAACTATGCGTACAAAAATCTAAACGCTAAAAAAGTTGCTATCATCCAGGAAGTATCCAATGACTATTCTGTCGGTTTGGCTAAATTCTTCACCGATTCATTTGTTCAATTAAGTGGTGATCCCAATGCCATCGTGGCAACTGGTAACTATAACACCAACGACCAGGACTTCAATGGCATCTTAACAAATATCAAAGCTTCAAACCCTGATGTTATTTTTGCACCTGGTAACTTCACCGAATCGGCATTGATCATCAAACAAGCCCGTGCGTTAGGCATCACTGCGCCATTTATCGGTGGTGATACCTGGGAAACAAATGAATTTATTACCGTTGGTGGTGCTGATGTTGAAGGCGCTGTTATGTCAACCTTCTTCGACGATACCAACCCACTGACTGAAGCAGGAAAAACATTTGTTGCTGAATATAAAAAGACCTATCCGGACCGTGATAATATTGCCGCTGTAACAGCGCTTGGCTATGATGGATACATGATGACTCTGGATGCCATCGAACGCGCCGGATCTGCTGATCCTGTTGCGATTCGTGACGCCTTAGCTAAAACAGCAGACTTTGAAGGCGCTACCGGGATGATTACCATTGACGAAAACGGTGATGCAACTAAAAACGAAGCGATCATCAAAACTGTTAAAGATGGTATCTTCACCTACCTTGATTCTGTAACAATCGACTAA
- a CDS encoding exopolyphosphatase gives MIKRFSVIYIGSIRCELIVGQRGKGCIKILDRAMFPINFGSQSFTKGEISFKSVYALCQTINAYIEMSKTYGVESIKIFGTTALREARNRLYILEQIKINTGGYEVEILDKEEETHLIYRHMVLKCDPEFDIINETKADQMLASISSGNVSVALLKNGIIDYHQTAQLGYLKMKEILKSIEENSERFETLLMEFISINTQDFVENIRKRQIKRLFVSSHEVDVIAQLCGYTERQDYYRVNAKEFGELCQTAGDLTVNQLLKKYPLLDQNEAETLNHTLMLYLKLLAETGVDTFILIPMVIGDAYLDFQFQITKRQQLIEWIEAGSYLSAKTIGKKYHTSHKHSEFVEKISLKIFDSLKKYHQLGKRERQLLSMLCYLMEVGSFIDHKNFWVQSRYIIETTDIIGVTEEEKAVMGMVAEAVKTNFIKEEEKMHSNDEKEQLLVAKLAAILKLAIALDKSYQQKIQNISCLVRDEKLVISLTTGKNFQLEEYFFKASRMTMENVYGIKPILKIKRVES, from the coding sequence ATGATCAAGCGATTTTCAGTAATTTATATTGGCTCTATCCGGTGTGAACTAATCGTGGGACAGCGGGGAAAAGGGTGCATTAAAATATTAGATCGAGCCATGTTTCCCATTAATTTCGGTAGTCAGAGTTTTACAAAGGGCGAGATTTCATTTAAATCTGTTTATGCATTATGTCAAACGATTAATGCCTATATCGAAATGTCTAAAACTTATGGCGTTGAATCGATAAAAATATTTGGTACAACAGCGCTTCGTGAAGCAAGGAATCGGCTTTATATCCTTGAGCAGATTAAAATTAATACCGGCGGCTATGAGGTTGAAATTCTCGATAAGGAAGAAGAAACGCATCTTATTTATCGTCACATGGTGTTAAAGTGTGATCCGGAATTTGACATTATCAATGAGACCAAAGCGGACCAGATGCTGGCATCAATTTCTAGTGGGAATGTGTCGGTGGCGCTGTTAAAAAATGGTATTATTGATTATCATCAGACCGCCCAGTTGGGTTATCTCAAAATGAAGGAAATCCTTAAGTCCATTGAAGAAAATTCGGAGCGGTTCGAAACCCTGCTCATGGAGTTTATCTCCATCAATACCCAGGATTTTGTTGAAAATATCAGAAAGCGTCAGATTAAAAGGCTCTTCGTATCCTCCCATGAAGTCGATGTAATTGCACAACTTTGTGGTTACACCGAGCGTCAGGACTACTACCGTGTAAATGCCAAAGAATTTGGCGAGTTATGCCAAACAGCTGGCGATCTGACCGTTAATCAATTATTGAAGAAGTATCCGCTCTTGGATCAAAATGAGGCTGAAACCCTGAATCATACGCTGATGCTTTATCTAAAACTGTTGGCAGAAACGGGGGTGGATACGTTTATACTGATTCCGATGGTCATTGGGGATGCCTATTTAGACTTTCAATTTCAAATTACTAAAAGACAGCAACTTATTGAATGGATTGAAGCGGGCAGTTATCTATCGGCAAAAACCATCGGTAAAAAATATCACACCAGTCACAAGCATTCGGAGTTTGTCGAAAAAATCAGCTTAAAGATTTTTGACTCCTTAAAGAAATACCATCAACTTGGAAAAAGGGAGCGCCAGCTTTTATCGATGCTTTGTTATCTCATGGAAGTGGGGAGTTTCATTGATCATAAGAATTTTTGGGTTCAGAGCCGGTATATTATTGAAACGACTGATATCATCGGGGTTACTGAGGAAGAGAAAGCCGTAATGGGAATGGTGGCAGAGGCGGTTAAGACAAATTTCATCAAAGAAGAAGAAAAAATGCATTCAAATGATGAAAAAGAGCAGTTGCTGGTTGCTAAACTGGCGGCAATTCTCAAACTGGCCATTGCCCTTGATAAAAGTTATCAGCAGAAAATTCAGAATATTTCCTGTCTCGTCAGAGATGAAAAATTAGTGATCAGCTTGACGACCGGGAAAAATTTTCAATTGGAAGAGTATTTTTTTAAGGCAAGCCGAATGACCATGGAAAATGTCTATGGCATTAAACCGATATTAAAGATTAAGAGGGTTGAATCATGA
- a CDS encoding Ppx/GppA phosphatase family protein — translation MERRNIGVIDIGSNSVHLVIGEYYNNEYFQIIDDVKVNVRLNDGLEETGELQQDRMDFGIETLSMFVSMCKAYHIKKVIAVATAAVRKATNGAEYVARIKAEVGLEVTIIPGEVEASMDYLGAINTLDIKDALLMDIGGGSTEFVLIKGRKKVDTVSLPFGSIDLAEKFDLTDEVTDKKLKALDEFLKEAFNEMPILKKAAGLPVIGVGGTIRNVGRIHRSFVDYPLEIAHNYRMKSNDVKRICEMAAGMNLAERSNLKGLSKGRIDIFVGSSHTLERVMKHIDSPELIISNAGLRDGIIYDYFGYNEDNLVYDIFELSLVNIMLNFNVNIPHAYHVLKLAENLFEQLKPLHNIKGDVRKMIRASAMLHDVGIKLQFGNHHEHSFYIILNSGLLGIEQKELLMSAFIALNHRTNKKIQISEEYFGLLQDNERHLIDQLSLFLQISEYLDRSMDGVVKDVKCVIMEKEVQLNVLTTGHSVFDNMIVNECGKKFKRVFNKTLTINNKVIISKR, via the coding sequence GTGGAAAGACGAAATATTGGTGTTATTGACATTGGCTCAAATAGTGTCCATCTGGTGATTGGCGAATACTATAATAATGAATATTTTCAAATTATAGATGATGTAAAGGTGAACGTTCGCTTAAACGACGGACTGGAAGAAACGGGAGAGCTCCAACAGGATCGAATGGACTTTGGCATTGAAACCCTCAGTATGTTTGTTAGCATGTGTAAGGCTTATCATATTAAAAAGGTCATTGCAGTGGCAACGGCAGCGGTTCGAAAAGCAACGAACGGAGCCGAATATGTGGCACGAATCAAGGCCGAAGTGGGACTGGAAGTAACCATCATCCCCGGTGAGGTTGAGGCCTCCATGGATTATCTGGGGGCGATCAATACGTTGGACATTAAGGATGCTCTGCTCATGGACATCGGCGGTGGCAGCACCGAGTTTGTTCTCATTAAAGGTCGAAAAAAAGTGGACACCGTCAGTCTGCCCTTCGGGTCCATTGATTTGGCTGAAAAATTTGATTTGACAGATGAGGTTACAGATAAAAAACTTAAGGCTTTGGATGAATTTTTAAAAGAAGCTTTCAACGAGATGCCAATACTGAAAAAAGCCGCTGGTTTGCCAGTCATCGGCGTGGGCGGAACCATTCGCAATGTTGGTCGGATTCATCGTAGCTTTGTTGATTATCCACTAGAAATCGCCCATAACTATCGGATGAAATCAAATGACGTGAAACGGATCTGTGAAATGGCCGCCGGCATGAATTTAGCGGAGCGGTCGAATCTTAAAGGTTTGTCAAAAGGCCGGATCGATATTTTTGTGGGTTCCAGCCATACCCTGGAACGGGTTATGAAACACATCGATTCACCCGAATTGATTATCAGTAATGCCGGTTTGCGGGACGGTATTATCTATGATTATTTTGGTTATAACGAAGACAATCTGGTTTATGATATTTTTGAACTGTCGCTGGTTAATATTATGCTTAACTTTAATGTAAACATTCCCCATGCGTATCATGTTCTTAAACTCGCAGAAAATCTGTTTGAACAGCTAAAACCGCTACATAACATTAAAGGGGATGTGCGTAAAATGATTCGCGCCAGTGCGATGCTCCATGATGTGGGGATTAAGCTACAATTTGGAAACCATCATGAACATAGTTTTTATATTATCTTAAACTCAGGTCTTTTGGGGATTGAGCAAAAAGAATTACTGATGAGTGCGTTTATTGCCCTCAATCATCGCACCAATAAAAAGATTCAGATTTCGGAAGAATACTTCGGATTGCTTCAAGATAATGAGCGGCATCTCATTGATCAGCTGAGTCTATTTCTGCAGATATCGGAGTATCTGGACCGCAGCATGGATGGGGTAGTAAAAGACGTGAAGTGTGTTATTATGGAAAAAGAAGTCCAGCTTAATGTACTGACAACGGGTCATTCGGTATTTGATAACATGATTGTCAATGAATGTGGTAAAAAATTTAAGCGGGTGTTTAACAAAACGTTGACGATTAATAATAAGGTCATTATTTCAAAACGATAA
- a CDS encoding branched-chain amino acid ABC transporter permease, producing the protein MTMETFLQQLINGLSVGSLYALIAIGYTMVYGILRLINFAHGDIFMMAAYFTYFGIAVFVLPWYVTFIITIGLTMLLGVTIERVAYRPLREAPKTSLLISAIGVSFLLENVATYLFSGKPQAFPEFPLMTTPFFIGGLSFQPVSIVIPIVAFVLMSALLFIINKTKVGMAMRAVAVDYDTAKLMGIKINGVISSTFAIGSALAAVGAILWCMKYPSVLPLMGVVPGLKCFIAAVIGGIGNVKGAVLGGLILGFSEVLMVAFFPALTGYRDAIAFVILIIILLFLPNGLLGKKHVEKV; encoded by the coding sequence ATGACAATGGAAACATTCTTACAGCAACTTATCAATGGTTTATCAGTGGGAAGTTTGTATGCCTTAATTGCCATAGGCTATACCATGGTTTATGGCATCCTGAGACTGATCAACTTTGCCCATGGCGATATCTTTATGATGGCTGCCTATTTCACATATTTTGGGATTGCAGTTTTTGTTCTTCCCTGGTATGTCACGTTTATTATCACGATTGGTTTAACCATGTTACTGGGAGTCACCATCGAGCGGGTCGCCTATCGCCCTCTGCGGGAAGCACCCAAAACATCACTTTTGATTTCAGCAATCGGGGTTTCATTTTTACTTGAAAATGTTGCCACCTACCTGTTTTCAGGAAAACCACAGGCTTTTCCTGAATTCCCATTAATGACAACACCTTTTTTTATCGGTGGTTTGTCCTTTCAGCCGGTTTCTATCGTTATTCCAATTGTCGCGTTTGTCCTGATGTCTGCACTACTTTTTATCATTAATAAAACGAAAGTTGGCATGGCCATGCGGGCTGTGGCTGTTGATTATGACACCGCCAAACTCATGGGAATTAAGATCAATGGGGTTATTTCTTCAACCTTTGCAATCGGCTCTGCCCTTGCTGCGGTCGGCGCTATTCTATGGTGTATGAAATACCCATCGGTGTTACCCCTCATGGGTGTTGTCCCTGGACTTAAATGCTTTATTGCTGCCGTCATTGGTGGCATCGGCAACGTCAAGGGGGCCGTGCTTGGCGGTCTGATCCTGGGCTTTTCCGAGGTTCTGATGGTCGCCTTTTTTCCAGCGCTTACTGGTTACCGGGACGCCATCGCATTTGTCATCTTGATAATTATTCTACTGTTTCTTCCCAATGGTCTTCTTGGTAAGAAACATGTGGAAAAGGTTTAG
- a CDS encoding RNA degradosome polyphosphate kinase: protein MKSSLLINREISWLDFNYRVLEEAYDKGNLVMDRLKFLAITASNLDEFFMVRVAGIMDQINVGYNKKTVDGLTPTEQLTILNGITQEMMAKQYTCLSKSIIPELNQNNIFFLSYNELDEEGKDFALHYFRHECYPVLTPQAIDNSRPFPLVKNNQVYLCIMLHDTEAKVKDEKDFLAILEIPKVLDRIIALPRAEDSKILNYIFVEDLISPFVNELFTGYDVKQVSEFRITRNGDLAIDEDEAEDLLIEIEKSIQQRKWGASIKLEVTKDMSKKMKKWLMNELEIAESELYELKGNLDLSCFMKFQSRSEFSELREPRYTPMISNEFYGATDIFEVIRKKDRLLHHPYQSFQTVVDFVKAASIDPDVLAIKQTLYRVSGDSPIIEALIQAAQYGKQVTVLVELKARFDEANNIVWAKKLEQAGCHVIYGLVGLKIHCKMILVVRKESDGIRRYVHLGTGNYNDVTAGLYTDMGMFTAKESYGSDVSTLFNLLSGYSHYALWKKIEVAPKTLRNAFYIAIDREIENIKMGEKGKIIAKMNSLVDEGIINKLYEASQAGVEIKLIVRGMCSLKPGLPGISEQITVHSIVGTFLEHSRIYYFYNQGKEDIFLSSADWMERNLNRRIETLFPVEEESLKKEIKHILDITLKDTVKTRLMTETGSYIRIDKRGKELISCQDYFCNEAEQEFEQARNQAVLLQNIEGE, encoded by the coding sequence ATGAAGAGTAGTTTATTGATAAATAGAGAGATCAGTTGGTTGGATTTTAATTATCGGGTCCTGGAAGAAGCGTATGATAAAGGTAATTTGGTTATGGACCGGCTTAAATTTTTAGCCATTACAGCATCCAATTTGGATGAGTTTTTTATGGTTCGGGTGGCCGGCATCATGGATCAGATTAATGTAGGCTATAACAAAAAAACGGTGGATGGCTTAACCCCCACTGAGCAATTAACAATTCTCAATGGCATCACTCAGGAAATGATGGCCAAACAATATACCTGTTTATCAAAATCGATCATACCGGAACTGAATCAGAATAATATCTTTTTTTTGAGTTATAATGAGCTGGATGAAGAGGGTAAGGATTTTGCCCTTCATTATTTCAGGCACGAATGTTACCCGGTTTTGACCCCTCAGGCGATTGATAACAGCCGTCCCTTTCCTTTGGTGAAAAACAACCAGGTTTATCTTTGTATTATGCTCCATGATACAGAAGCAAAGGTAAAGGATGAAAAGGATTTTTTGGCCATCCTCGAGATTCCCAAGGTTTTGGATCGGATTATTGCGTTGCCCAGAGCTGAAGATTCCAAGATTCTTAATTATATTTTTGTTGAAGATCTGATCAGTCCCTTTGTTAATGAGCTGTTTACTGGCTATGATGTCAAACAGGTCAGCGAATTTCGAATTACGAGAAATGGTGACTTGGCCATCGATGAGGATGAAGCCGAAGATCTACTGATCGAAATTGAGAAATCCATTCAGCAGCGTAAATGGGGGGCCAGTATCAAACTCGAAGTTACGAAAGACATGAGCAAAAAAATGAAAAAATGGCTCATGAATGAGTTGGAGATTGCTGAAAGCGAGTTGTATGAGCTTAAGGGGAATTTAGATCTGAGCTGTTTTATGAAATTTCAGAGCCGTAGTGAATTTAGTGAACTGAGGGAACCACGTTATACTCCGATGATTTCCAATGAATTTTATGGAGCGACTGATATTTTTGAGGTGATCCGAAAAAAAGACCGCTTGCTCCACCATCCTTACCAGTCTTTTCAAACAGTGGTGGATTTTGTTAAAGCAGCATCGATCGATCCGGATGTGCTGGCCATTAAACAAACACTTTATCGCGTCAGCGGCGATTCTCCTATTATTGAAGCCTTGATCCAGGCGGCTCAGTATGGCAAACAGGTAACCGTCCTGGTAGAACTTAAAGCTCGTTTTGATGAAGCCAATAATATTGTTTGGGCAAAAAAATTAGAACAGGCCGGGTGCCACGTGATTTATGGTTTGGTAGGACTAAAAATTCACTGTAAAATGATCTTGGTGGTGAGAAAAGAATCTGATGGGATCAGACGCTATGTGCATCTGGGTACGGGAAACTACAATGATGTGACTGCAGGTCTTTATACTGATATGGGGATGTTTACAGCCAAGGAAAGCTATGGATCCGATGTTTCGACGCTTTTTAATCTGCTCTCCGGATATAGTCACTATGCGCTTTGGAAAAAAATTGAAGTGGCGCCTAAAACCCTGCGAAATGCTTTTTATATTGCCATTGACCGGGAAATTGAGAACATTAAAATGGGTGAAAAAGGAAAGATTATTGCAAAAATGAACTCACTAGTGGACGAAGGCATTATCAATAAGTTGTATGAAGCATCTCAGGCTGGGGTTGAAATTAAACTGATTGTTCGCGGGATGTGTTCGCTTAAGCCGGGCTTGCCGGGGATCAGCGAACAGATTACTGTTCATAGTATTGTGGGAACCTTTCTGGAACATAGCCGAATTTATTATTTTTACAATCAGGGCAAGGAAGATATTTTTCTTTCGAGTGCGGACTGGATGGAACGAAACTTGAATCGGCGAATCGAAACACTCTTTCCAGTCGAGGAAGAGAGCCTCAAGAAGGAAATCAAACATATATTGGATATTACCTTAAAAGATACCGTTAAAACTCGGTTAATGACCGAAACCGGATCGTACATACGCATTGACAAACGTGGAAAAGAGCTGATCTCCTGCCAGGACTACTTCTGCAATGAAGCAGAGCAAGAATTTGAACAGGCCAGGAATCAAGCAGTTTTATTACAGAATATTGAGGGAGAATAG
- a CDS encoding branched-chain amino acid ABC transporter permease, with product MKETQNNIGAYLKLHWKTAVFLVVLLIGIGLADNFVDSYVRRLLNLCAIYVIVSLAMNLVNGFTGQFSLGQAGFMAIGAYTVAVFTVPIESRAAIFYLEPMVPFLANIELPFIVALILGGLASAVAAFFIGSPCLRLRGDYLAIATLGFSEIIRIIFTNTQSITNGALGIKSIPTISSLWWTYGIAIIIIIATILLINSTYGRAFKSIREDEIAAEAMGVALFKTKMTSFLIGAFFTGIGGGLFAALLGTVDPKQFYFILTYNFLLIIVLGGMGSISGTIIASFVVTLGQEALRFLDEPMAFGLDLPIFRPGLRMVVFSFLLMVIVLFYRKGLMGTNELTWDFIAEKYRVIKKKLSKKKTSTEGGGN from the coding sequence ATGAAAGAAACTCAAAACAACATCGGTGCCTACTTAAAACTTCACTGGAAAACAGCCGTATTTTTGGTGGTGCTGCTAATTGGGATCGGTTTAGCCGACAATTTTGTTGATTCCTATGTGCGGCGGTTACTTAATTTATGCGCGATTTATGTCATCGTCAGTTTAGCGATGAATCTGGTCAACGGTTTTACCGGACAATTTTCATTGGGACAGGCCGGTTTTATGGCCATTGGCGCCTATACTGTAGCGGTCTTTACCGTTCCCATCGAGTCGCGAGCAGCAATTTTCTATCTTGAGCCGATGGTACCATTTCTAGCCAATATTGAATTACCCTTTATTGTCGCTTTGATTCTGGGTGGTCTGGCTTCGGCTGTAGCGGCCTTTTTCATTGGCTCACCTTGCTTGCGACTCCGAGGTGATTACCTGGCCATTGCTACCCTTGGTTTTTCTGAAATTATCCGAATCATATTCACCAATACTCAGTCTATTACCAATGGTGCACTGGGCATTAAGAGCATTCCGACCATCAGTAGTCTCTGGTGGACTTATGGGATTGCGATCATTATCATCATTGCAACGATCCTACTGATTAACTCAACCTACGGGCGGGCATTTAAATCCATCCGTGAAGACGAAATAGCTGCCGAAGCGATGGGCGTAGCACTCTTTAAAACAAAGATGACCTCATTTCTGATTGGTGCGTTTTTCACCGGCATCGGCGGCGGATTATTTGCTGCCCTACTGGGAACGGTTGACCCCAAACAATTTTATTTTATCCTGACATACAACTTTTTGCTAATCATTGTTCTTGGTGGCATGGGTAGTATCTCTGGAACCATCATTGCCAGCTTTGTCGTCACCTTGGGTCAGGAAGCCCTGCGTTTTCTGGATGAACCGATGGCCTTCGGCCTGGATCTGCCCATCTTCAGACCGGGACTAAGAATGGTTGTTTTCTCATTCCTACTGATGGTCATCGTCCTCTTCTACCGAAAGGGCTTAATGGGTACCAATGAGCTCACCTGGGATTTCATTGCAGAAAAATACCGGGTAATCAAGAAAAAACTAAGCAAAAAAAAGACCTCAACTGAAGGAGGTGGCAATTAA